TGAAGTTTGACCATCCGGAAAATCCGGATAAATTAATGTTCTGGAAGGGAAAAATCTATACCAAAATAAAATCTATACCAATCAGAAAATGAAAAATATTTTAGTTCTGTTTTTTCTTTTAATTGGTCACATTATGGGGGAGTTGGGTTGAAAAAAATAAAAAGCAAAAAAATAGTACCGATCACATAAGGAAAAAACAAATGAACAGGAAAATTTATATAGCATTAGGCATAATAGTAGTACTTGTCGCTGTAGTGGCAATAGGAAACGTAATTTTAAGCGGATTAAGCGGCATGGGAAATCCAACCGGGGGGAGAGGACCAAATTATCCTTATTTTATTACTACCGAACCCACAACTATTAAAAAAATTGTAGTGCCAAAAGGAACAAAACTAACTTACGAAGAACAGTTTTTGAAAGAAGGTGAACAAGATGAAATAATGAATGAAAATAAACTCACTATGGTAGAGTTGCCAGAAGGGAAAACGATAGATTGGGGTGGTATTCCGGTGTTTATGATTATAAAATTTTTTAATCCTGAAATGCAGGGATATTCGGTATATGCAGATTTTAGTCAATTAAAAAAGGATAAAAAAACGAAGTTCTCCGAATTGTGGCAAAGCTGTAATAATGATTTAGGGCTTTTAATAAAAAACACTGACGATTGGACTTTTAACACAAAAAACATTCGTGATATATCCGATTGTGGTGTAAACTATCAGCGTTATTTCAGGAATAACAAAGAGCAGCAACAGTTTCTGGATGAACTTTATAGCGAACTTAAAAAGGTTAATTTTAAATAAATGATAAAAGAATAGTACTGCTAGCAGTTTTACCGAAAATTAAAATTAGAGTTTACATGAAAATCCAGAACCATTAATACAGATTTTAAAGAATTCTTCACGAATTTCTAATGATCTCAGGCGAATTTATATCGACTTAAATTGATGTGCATTTATTTTTCAAATTTGTATTGAAGATAAGGGTTTACAGAATTTTGTAAAAGCAGATGTTATAGATTATAATGCTTGCAAAAATGAAGATTAAAAGTGTAGTACTTCGATTTTTACCCGAGCACAAAGTCCTGAAACGTTAAATATATTATATGAATATTTTTATGAGAATGAGTTCCTTTAGATCTGGACAATCAGCCAAGAAAAAGAAGATAAGGTTAAAGCGTTTTTTCAACGATTTAACCAATCTCATAATGATAATAGTGTTGTTGTTATTGACAAGCTGCTCAGAGATTAATACCACAAATACAAATGAAGTTTTTAGATATTGGGATGGAAAAAATCCACCATCTGATATTCAAGTATTACGGGGTCAATATTGGCAGTCTGGTCATTGGACGACAGAGTATATTGTTTACCTTAAATTCAAATCAACAGAGGAATGGTGGAATAAATTTTTAAAGGAAAAAAATCTGTTTGCAGACAAGAATAATTGGACTCTGCCTGGCGATGCACCAGGTTGGTTTAGACCTTCAAACCATTCTGTTAGATTTGGTACTATTGATGATTTCGATCAGGGTTCAGGATATTTTCGGGATCCAATTACAAAAGTTTGCTACATCTATGAAATACAATTATAAATAGTACCAGTTATGAGGTTTATATTTTTTATACTACTTGTCTTTACTTCCTTAACAAGCGAGGGACAAGATAAAATCCAAAAAGAAATCAATTATATCCGCAGTTTTCGTAAAGAAAATAGCAGAATTGTTGTTGAGTTGGGCGTTGAGCCAAAACTGTGTTTACTATCTGCGAAAAACAACCCCAATTATGCCAAATACAGTGCATTGTTACAGCCTTATGATAAAAAAGAAAATTTATTCGAGATAGGAATTGAAGAGCATACCGGTAGTATAAAATCACTCAGGGTTTTGAGTAAAAAAGAGGCTATAGATTACGAATATCTTAAGCCTCATTTTCCTGTTGCAGTCGCTGCAGTTTCAGAGAGTGAAATGCCTGAAAAGTTTTATGACACTGCACTTGAGCTTTATAATCAGCAGCAATATGAAAATGCAATTTTGACAATTGATAAGGCAATAGTAATAAATACTCAAAACCCCGACTATCATCAAATTAAAGCACTTTGTCTGGCTCGTTTAATGCAGTACAAAGAATCTTCAGATGAGGTAAAATATGCATTGGAAATGGATAATGCCAATCCTGAATTGTATGAGATGATGGCAAATAATTATTACTTCCTGAAGGATAATGAAAATGCAGTTAAAAACTATGAGATAGCTGTTCAGTATGACAGGAATGTCATTGTGAGGATTTACCACAATTATATAAGATGTCTTATAGAAATCCCGAATCCGAAAAGAGCTATAGAAATTTACAAACTCTATCAGTATCGCTTAAATGGTCCGGATAATTACGGAGATGATTCTGATAATATGCGGGATGACCTGGATTTTTATGCCGGACAAGCTTATCAGCAAATAGAAGACTGGAAAACGGCTCTTGAAATTTACGACAGATTAATTGTTATGTACCCCAATGTTTATGGATATCGTGCGCAAAGAGGTAGACTTTATCAGCAAAAAAGAGATTTTTTGCCAGCGATCAGGGATTTTGAGGCAGCATTAAAACTAGATGCAAACGAAAGTATTTTATTAACAAATCTGGCACAAATATATCAGGAACTTGGTGACTATAAAAAAGCAGAAGCTGCCTATAATAAGTATATAAGCAAAAATACGGATGATGCTGTACAAATAAGTAATTACGGCTATCTTTTATTAGATGAAGAACTTTACAAAGAGGCGCAGGCTAAATTTGAAGCTTCTTTTAAAATAGATGAAAAGAATATAGATACACATATCGGACGGATACTTGCAGCTTATCTGCAGGGTAATACCAAAGAAAAGAAACGGTTGATTGCCAATGCAAAATCACAATTTCCCGAAATTGAGATTAATACAGCAACCTTAAACAGCCTCATAAAAACGGGTAATTATTACTATTCCGAAAGGATTATAACGATTTGGAAAGATGCAATTGATTAGAATTTCTATACGCTTGTTTATGCTTTTTGCTTTTTCTAATGTCTGTTTTGCAGGAGGTATTTCTGTTTGGGAGGACGTTACTCCTTATGGAAACAAACTTTATCATGATGGAGGAAATGATAAACTCGTAGAACTAACCGTAAATGATTCAAATATTTGGTTTAAAGAGTTTTATTTTTATAAAAAACATGTAATTGCCAGAGAAGAGGGGACTTTTTTTATAATTAATGAAAAAACAAATGCGATAGACGAATTTCATAACGAGCTAGCTTTTAAAAAGGCACTTGAAGAAAAAAAGCTAACGCCCATTTTTATAACCAGATGGTATAATGAAAACTATGGGAGTGATAAATTCTGGATTCCGTTTTTAATGGTTTTGCTGCCTTTCCCTTTCTTAATGCCAATCATTTGGTTAATCTGTTTAATAAGTTTGTTTCGGAAATCAGGTAAAAAGCTTTTTTTGAAGAAATTAGTTAGCATAGGTTATCCTGTAATTGTTGTTTTAGTATTGATTATTTATAACTTTCCTCAAAGTTTTTAATACAGCAAATAATGTTTTTAACTAATAGTTAATTTACAATTTCATGAATTTAAAATATTTCATTTTTGCATTGTTACTTTTTGTTTCCTGTAAAGAAGCAACAGAAAAGAAACACTTATCATTAAAATCAGACACGACTACAAATGCAGGTATCAGGACGACCGCTTTAGAAACTCATAATGAGGCGAATTCTGAAAAAGATAGTAAAATTGTCGAAATAGGATACTATGAAAAATTACAGAATCTTCCAAATTTCAGATTAGACAGTATCAAAGAAACAGAGTATAATAGGATCCCTTTGACTGAAAGTTTTAAAATAGCGAAAATAGAAGAGCACAATGATTTTCTTTATATACAGGGAGCAAATCAAAAGTTTGAATTCAGGAAATATAAAGATTACAAAGGAGAATTGAGCTGGAGTGGTTATAAGTATTTTGGAAATTGCGCAAGTTTAGATTTGGTTGCTTTGCAGGAATTAAGTACTGCAGATCATATGGGATTTTCTGAAATGCAATTATTAGACCTATCAAACAATTATTTGTTTAAGATTATTTCTTTAGGAGATTCAAGTGTTTCTGTTCCGGAACTTTCACCGGATGGTAAGTATATGGTTTATTTTCAGAATCCGGAATATGAATCTAAAGATCTGACAATTGTAATTTTAAAAGTCAACGATAAAAATGATCCTCCGGGGTTTCTAACAGAATATAAAAGCTGTTTTGCAAAAAGTGATAACTCAATCGAAGAAATTAAATGGAAAAATAATACTGAAATTTATATAAAAGCATCTAAATCAATTGGGTTTGATTCTAATGGAAAAGAGTTAAAAGATTATTTTTATTATAAAGCTGAAATTTAAGAAATCTCCTCAATGAAAAAAACAACCACTATGCTTCTAGTAGTCTTAGTCATTTTTATTTTATTGATAATAGAAAAATGCAGCTTAAATAACCTTAGTACGGCGGATTTTTTTAGGCCTAAGGCTTATAAAAATTTCAAAGGGCTGCAAGATAGAGTACAATCGTCCGACTATGAAATTGTACCTGTAACAGGCGATTTTCCGATATTATTTGACAGTATAAAAAATGAGTTTTACATCGCAAACAAGCGAGGATTGACTAAAATAGACGCTAATGGGAATGTGATGTTTTCTGCCGATTTGCAGAATGAGAAATATACATCTGTTTTTGATTTTGCCAATTTTTCGCCTTATGTATTTGCCGAAAAAGGAGTCTACGATTTCTCGGGAGATCAACTAGAGTACTGTGTTTTTTCTAAAATACTTAATGCTGAAAATGAAATAAATGACCTTGATTTTAAATCTATTTTCGAAAAATACTATAAAGAAGCTGAACTTGTAATATATGATACCGGCAGGAATATTGATTTTAAAAGGGATTGCGTCCCCATGTATTTCAAAGTAAAAAACCAGTGGATTTTATTGTTTTCTCAAAAAGGAGATTATCGATTTACACATCAGTTAACATTGGACGTAGATGATATTATTGGACAAATTGATTTTGAAAACTTCCCCGCAAAATTCTCAGATAAAAGATTAATGGTACTAAAGGATCATAAAAATGGAGTCTATTCAACTAAACAAATCGGAAATAAAATAGATGATAAATATTTAGATACGTATTATACCCAAATACTAAAAGAGCGAAAATTTAACTATCAGACATCAAATGAATTTAAGTTGCTCTCTTATAAAAAAGAAGCTTACTACTATAAAGGCAATTATTGGGATTTGCCAGAATGGATAAACCCCTCATTTATATGTACGGGTTATTTTCAATTGACATACAATAATGAAAAGTTGTTTTTTAAAGAAAAAGCAATAAAATATTTTTTAGAGCCTAAAAGCAGATACGATTTGTATTTGTATGAATTGCCAGTCCACCTTAGAAAAAATACTAAAGTAGCCTTTATAGATTATGATCTGGATATAGGCGGTTATAGAAATGATAGTACAGAAATTATAGAGCCAATAATTAAAAACACTGGTTTATATATCATCAGACCCAAACCGGTCCGTTAATCTCTTTAAAAAACAAACCTAATAGTGATGAAAAATATTTTGATTTTTATGCTTTTAGCATCCTTATTCAGATGTAATTCTCAGGAAAACCCTAAACCATTAATTATTTCAGAAGTTTATTCTCCTTCAGAAAAAGAGAAACTTTCGACAGATGCATATGAAGTGTTCAGAACTAATAAATTTTTAAATTTTAAGAATAAAGATATTCTTATTGAAAAAATTAATGGTTCTGTTTACAAGAAAACCGATCTGAATAACTTTTTCGGGTATAAGAAAGATTGGGAAAAAATTCAGAAGGAAGATACGACTTCATACACAAAGAAAGAACGTGCAAAATATGTGTATAAAGATCATACAATGATTGAAACTGATTTTGAATTTGGAAGTTATGAGGTTCGGAAAGAAATAAAAACCGTTTACAACCCGAAATGTTTTGTATTACTGTACGAGAAGAAATATTTCGTAGGGGAAAATTATAATCGTACCGAAAGCATTATTAACGAATATGATAATCAAAACAGAGTTATCAAAATCATAAAACGTACAGAACACAGCAGAAAAGAAGATAGTAAAGAATCAATAATCAGAGTAAAGTATGAAGGAGAAACTGTAACCATTACAAGTGAAAACGGAACTATGGTATGCGAATTAATTAAAGATGAAAACTCGGTTGGTTTTATTTCTAAATTAAGTGCCAATGATACTGCTGCCTTTTTCCAATATGCGATTGCACAGCAGCAAATTGAAACGGCAAAAGAGTATTGCACCGAAAAAATGAAAAATAAGATCGAAAGTAATTTGCCTTTTTATCAAAGCATTATTGACATAAAAGCTTTTGGAGGCAGCGGTAGTTTTGGAGAGAAAGTAACCATTAAAGAAGATTGGGAAATTACATTTAAAGATAAAAAAGGGGAGAAATACGAGGCAGTTTTTACCTTGGTAAAACAAAAAAACGGCTGGAAAATTGATGATTTTGAAATTAACAGATGACAATGATAAAAACTATAATGTTGTTTTGTGTGGATGCAAAGAAAGCTAAGACCATTTTCTAAAAACTAAAAGACAATAATAAATGAAGAAATTAAGTAAAAAAATAGCATTTGCTATCATAGTAGCGACAGCATTCTTATCATTAGTCAGCTTTAAAAGTATTTACCAGACCAAAGATAAATTTGCAGTTAGTACCGATCAGGAAATTACAGGAGTTTATGTTCTGACATCTTGTGAAAATTCGAGATTTAAAATTAAAATCGAAAAGAAAGCGGGAGCGTATTTGTTTTTAATTTTTGATAAGAATAAAATAATTTCAAAAGGGAAACTT
The sequence above is drawn from the Flavobacterium sp. N2038 genome and encodes:
- a CDS encoding tetratricopeptide repeat protein; the encoded protein is MRFIFFILLVFTSLTSEGQDKIQKEINYIRSFRKENSRIVVELGVEPKLCLLSAKNNPNYAKYSALLQPYDKKENLFEIGIEEHTGSIKSLRVLSKKEAIDYEYLKPHFPVAVAAVSESEMPEKFYDTALELYNQQQYENAILTIDKAIVINTQNPDYHQIKALCLARLMQYKESSDEVKYALEMDNANPELYEMMANNYYFLKDNENAVKNYEIAVQYDRNVIVRIYHNYIRCLIEIPNPKRAIEIYKLYQYRLNGPDNYGDDSDNMRDDLDFYAGQAYQQIEDWKTALEIYDRLIVMYPNVYGYRAQRGRLYQQKRDFLPAIRDFEAALKLDANESILLTNLAQIYQELGDYKKAEAAYNKYISKNTDDAVQISNYGYLLLDEELYKEAQAKFEASFKIDEKNIDTHIGRILAAYLQGNTKEKKRLIANAKSQFPEIEINTATLNSLIKTGNYYYSERIITIWKDAID